In the Vitis vinifera cultivar Pinot Noir 40024 chromosome 2, ASM3070453v1 genome, one interval contains:
- the LOC100251016 gene encoding probable methyltransferase PMT20, which produces MKHKDGKPGSQPDKSSRVVPMSIMFVVLCGFSFYLGGIFCSEKERFVTKEVEKAVQSPKESSSSPLQIKSVAFPECSREYQDYTPCTDPRKWKKYGLHRLTFMERHCPPVFERKECLIPPPDGYKPPIKWPKSRNECWYRNVPYDWINKQKSNQNWLRKEGEKFLFPGGGTMFPRGVGAYVDLMQDLIPEMLDGTVRTAIDTGCGVASWGGDLLDRGILTMSLAPRDNHEAQVQFALERGIPAILGIISTQRLPFPSNSFDMAHCSRCLIPWTEFGGIYLLEVHRILRPGGFWVLSGPPVNYENRWRGWNTTVEDQKSDYEKLTELLTSMCFKLYNKKDDIAVWQKSSDNNCYQQLSSPDVYPPKCDDGTEPDAAWYTPLRPCVVVPEPKYKKLGLKSVPKWPERLNVAPDRISAIHGGSASTFKHDDSKWKERLKHYKKLLPAIGTDKIRNVMDMNTAYGGFAASMVNDPLWVMNVVSSYAANTLPVVFDRGLIGTYHDWCEAFSTYPRTYDLLHLDGLFTAESHRCDMKYVLLEMDRILRPNGYAIIRESSYFVDAVATIAKGMRWGCRKEETEYGIEKEKILICQKKIWYSSNQNSR; this is translated from the exons ATGAAGCATAAAGATGGAAAACCGGGGTCTCAACCCGATAAAAGTTCTAGGGTAGTCCCTATGTCAATCATGTTTGTTGTGTTATGTGGATTTTCATTCTATCTTGGTGGGATCTTTTGTTCTGAAAAGGAGAGATTTGTAACTAAGGAAGTCGAAAAAGCTGTTCAGTCTCCCAAGGAATCGTCATCTAGTCCTCTCCAAATTAAATCAGTTGCTTTCCCAGAATGCAGTAGGGAATATCAAGACTACACTCCATGTACAGATCCAAGG aaatggaaaaaatatgGTCTTCATCGTCTTACTTTTATGGAACGCCACTGTCCCCCAGTATTTGAAAGGAAGGAATGCTTGATCCCACCACCAGATGGATACAAACCACCAATTAAATGGCCTAAAAGCAGGAATGAATGTTGGTACAG GAATGTGCCATATGATTGGATTAACAAGCAGAAGTCTAATCAGAACTGGCTGAGGAAAGAAGGCGAGAAGTTTCTCTTCCCTGGTGGGGGTACTATGTTCCCCAGAGGTGTTGGTGCCTATGTTGATTTGATGCAAGATTTGATTCCAGAAATGCTAGATGGGACTGTTCGAACTGCCATTGACACTGGGTGTGGG GTTGCGAGCTGGGGAGGTGATTTATTAGATCGTGGCATACTAACAATGTCTTTGGCTCCAAGAGATAATCATGAGGCTCAAGTCCAATTTGCATTGGAACGCGGAATTCCGGCGATCCTTGGCATCATTTCCACTCAGCGGCTTCCTTTCCCCTCCAACTCATTTGATATGGCTCATTGCTCAAGATGCCTTATCCCATGGACTGAATTTG GTGGAATATACCTCCTAGAAGTACACCGCATACTCCGCCCTGGAGGGTTCTGGGTCCTGTCTGGCCCACCTGTAAACTATGAAAACCGTTGGCGAGGATGGAACACAACTGTGGAGGATCAGAAAAGTGACTATGAAAAGTTGACTGAGTTGCTCACTTCAATGTGCTTcaaattatataacaaaaagGATGACATCGCTGTGTGGCAAAAGTCCTCCGACAATAACTGCTACCAACAACTTTCTAGCCCTGATGTGTATCCACCCAAGTGTGATGATGGCACTGAACCAGATGCAGCATGGTACACTCCCCTCCGCCCTTGTGTTGTTGTTCCTGAACCGAAGTACAAGAAACTAGGGCTGAAGTCCGTCCCCAAGTGGCCAGAACGGTTGAATGTTGCACCAGATCGCATTTCAGCTATCCATGGTGGGAGTGCGAGTACCTTCAAGCATGATGACTCTAAGTGGAAGGAACGACTGAAGCACTACAAGAAGTTACTCCCTGCAATTGGGACCGATAAGATCAGAAATGTAATGGACATGAACACAGCTTATGGAGGTTTTGCTGCCTCTATGGTTAATGATCCGTTGTGGGTCATGAATGTGGTCTCTTCCTACGCTGCTAACACACTTCCTGTGGTCTTTGACCGGGGTCTGATTGGGACCTATCATGACTG GTGTGAAGCTTTCTCAACATATCCTCGAACGTATGATCTCCTTCACCTTGATGGTCTCTTTACAGCCGAAAGTCACAG ATGCGATATGAAGTATGTGCTCTTGGAGATGGATCGGATCCTACGTCCCAATGGGTATGCTATAATCCGAGAATCCAGCTACTTTGTTGATGCTGTTGCCACCATTGCCAAGGGAATGAGATGGGGTTGCAGAAAAGAAGAAACCGAGTATGGCATCGAGAAGGAGAAGATATTGATTTGCCAGAAGAAGATCTGGTACTCCTCTAACCAAAATTCAAGGTGA